The Thunnus maccoyii chromosome 15, fThuMac1.1, whole genome shotgun sequence DNA segment GTTAGTTCTCTCTGTTTCTAAATTACTTCAAACATTTCTGTACTTCAGTTTCATGTGACATCTTCGCTGATATATGTGTTGAAACAGATCATTTTCTGAGTCAGGTGTTGAAGTCTTGGTCCTTTTTAAACACAGCCCCACTGTGAGATGAAGTAGTGGTATCAGTGGTTTCAGTGTAGCCATGACATCTGTTTTCcattatatgtgtgtatgtatttcaGCTTGTCCTGCAGACGTCCAGCAGCTGTTGGAGAGTAAAGAAGAGGTTCCCCCTAAGCAGCAGGAGTGGAGCTCCAGTCTGGACCAGGAGGATCCAGAGCCCCCacacattaaagaggaacaggaggaactctggaccagtcaggagggagagcagcttCAAGGGCTGGAGGAGGCTGATATCACCAAGTTCACATTCACTCCTGTCCCTGTGAagagtgaagatgatgaagagaaaccTCAATCCTCACAGCTtcatcaaagacaaactgaacagatggaaacagaagCTGATGGAGAGGACTGTGGAGGATCAGAACCAGCCAAGAACTCACATCCAGATAGACATTTACAACCAGATACTGATGACAAGACTTCAGACTCCTCTGAGACTGATGTCAGTGATGACGACTGGACCAGGAGGGAATCATGTTTAAACtctgttaaaaataatgtaaataatattgACAAAGAATCATTTATCTGCTCTGAGTGCGGAAAAACATTTGGCCACAAGACAAATCTGAAAAGACATATGAGATGtcacacaggagaaaaaccATTCAGCTGctcattttgcagtaaaagttTCAATCGGAGGGAACACTTGATTGCTCATATGAGGTGTCATTCAGGAGAAAAACCTTTcatctgttcagtttgtaaCACCAGTTTCAGTCATGGTTGGTCATTGGACAAACATATGAGAGTCCACACCGGAGAGAAACCGTTTTGTTGCTCACTTTGCAGCAAAAGATTCAGGCAGCGCTCAGATTTGGTGGCACACTTTCGAATTCACACAGGAGAAAAGCCTTTTTCCTGCTCGGTTTGTAATACAAGTTTCACTCAGCGTCACACTTTGGTTCAGCACATGAGAACACACACTGGGGTGAAGCCTTTtatttgctcagtttgtggTAAAAGATTTTCACGAAAGGGACATATGACGAGACACATGACGGCTCACACTGGGGAGAAACCgttcagctgcagtgtttgtgACAAAAGATTCACATGGCAGTCACAGTTTAAA contains these protein-coding regions:
- the LOC121913186 gene encoding gastrula zinc finger protein XlCGF8.2DB-like isoform X2; its protein translation is MSNVQILRASSPVEPKYSEVYACPADVQQLLESKEEVPPKQQEWSSSLDQEDPEPPHIKEEQEELWTSQEGEQLQGLEEADITKFTFTPVPVKSEDDEEKPQSSQLHQRQTEQMETEADGEDCGGSEPAKNSHPDRHLQPDTDDKTSDSSETDVSDDDWTRRESCLNSVKNNVNNIDKESFICSECGKTFGHKTNLKRHMRCHTGEKPFSCSFCSKSFNRREHLIAHMRCHSGEKPFICSVCNTSFSHGWSLDKHMRVHTGEKPFCCSLCSKRFRQRSDLVAHFRIHTGEKPFSCSVCNTSFTQRHTLVQHMRTHTGVKPFICSVCGKRFSRKGHMTRHMTAHTGEKPFSCSVCDKRFTWQSQFKRHECAGESSGAK
- the LOC121913186 gene encoding zinc finger protein OZF-like isoform X1, whose translation is MSKIQMLRASVTQRLTAAAEEIFVLFERSIAEYEEELSRSKEENERQRKLLDAAFNPQLQLHRADVQQLLESKEEVPPKQQEWSSSLDQEDPEPPHIKEEQEELWTSQEGEQLQGLEEADITKFTFTPVPVKSEDDEEKPQSSQLHQRQTEQMETEADGEDCGGSEPAKNSHPDRHLQPDTDDKTSDSSETDVSDDDWTRRESCLNSVKNNVNNIDKESFICSECGKTFGHKTNLKRHMRCHTGEKPFSCSFCSKSFNRREHLIAHMRCHSGEKPFICSVCNTSFSHGWSLDKHMRVHTGEKPFCCSLCSKRFRQRSDLVAHFRIHTGEKPFSCSVCNTSFTQRHTLVQHMRTHTGVKPFICSVCGKRFSRKGHMTRHMTAHTGEKPFSCSVCDKRFTWQSQFKRHECAGESSGAK